In Micromonospora sp. NBC_01813, the following are encoded in one genomic region:
- a CDS encoding phospholipase D-like domain-containing protein, with the protein MNDLPAGNLGQVIDLGKRTVEGTFFLRRQDGPPIRSPFIPRDTGSQDGVRHCLTYDGGGSNIREELVRLIDSATRRVFVATLFLGDEQVRQALERAVDRLQGGVYVVSALDDRGLNKAINDASDTLDVDTQIEFRNFTRLTTSGIYVRGYPGLHAKFAVVDDARALVSSANLVTRSFTCVGENGMVLEGVDEVAVLSWAFRRLWRQSPWDMPPAPSYHSVRDRSPADDALNEVAETGRLLWTWQDQHRILDDIRRTIDQAEHELILGTFSIGNMTFDMPKAPARPEILYDPVCRAIERGVRVRMLLRGRNHVESSRAEAAAFQAAGVEIYADTLTHAKGCLADRRIGSLFSANFMTTMGLTGGMELGMRLDGTGALGEAWRYFEHYMAETDLDLAVNPLAGVTADRLLADSLRPWPPPGHGHVTCDGQTWTQLATHTGPALWEQDGDHQLVYSGTRCYRISGEGARWRIEPANSPAGYRNSRQLLEGWISPRRGNRSGNPISRGIFAPVLSRDG; encoded by the coding sequence GTGAATGATCTTCCGGCAGGCAACCTGGGCCAGGTCATCGACCTGGGAAAGCGAACTGTGGAAGGCACCTTCTTCCTCAGACGCCAGGACGGCCCCCCCATCCGTAGCCCCTTCATCCCCCGCGATACCGGATCACAGGACGGTGTACGGCACTGTCTCACCTACGACGGTGGCGGGTCGAACATACGCGAGGAACTGGTGCGCCTGATCGACTCGGCGACCCGGCGAGTGTTCGTCGCCACCCTGTTCCTCGGTGACGAGCAGGTCCGGCAGGCCCTCGAACGGGCGGTCGACCGGCTTCAAGGTGGCGTCTATGTCGTCTCGGCGCTCGACGATCGCGGGCTGAACAAGGCCATCAACGACGCATCCGACACCTTGGACGTCGACACCCAGATCGAGTTCCGCAACTTCACCCGGCTGACGACCAGCGGCATCTACGTCCGCGGCTATCCGGGACTCCACGCGAAGTTCGCCGTCGTGGACGATGCTCGTGCCTTGGTCTCCAGCGCCAATCTGGTCACGCGTTCGTTCACTTGTGTCGGCGAGAACGGCATGGTGCTGGAGGGAGTCGACGAGGTTGCCGTGCTGTCCTGGGCCTTCCGGCGCCTGTGGCGGCAAAGTCCGTGGGACATGCCGCCGGCACCGTCCTACCACTCAGTCCGCGACCGGAGCCCGGCCGACGATGCCCTGAACGAGGTCGCCGAAACCGGCCGCCTGCTGTGGACCTGGCAGGACCAGCATCGCATTCTCGACGACATCCGACGGACCATCGACCAGGCCGAGCATGAACTGATCCTGGGCACCTTCAGCATCGGTAATATGACCTTCGACATGCCGAAGGCGCCCGCGCGACCCGAGATCCTCTACGACCCGGTGTGCCGTGCAATCGAACGTGGCGTACGGGTGCGCATGCTGCTGCGTGGCCGAAACCACGTTGAATCGTCACGTGCCGAGGCAGCCGCGTTCCAGGCGGCCGGGGTGGAGATCTACGCGGACACTTTGACGCACGCCAAAGGATGCCTCGCGGATCGCCGTATCGGCTCCCTCTTCTCCGCGAACTTCATGACCACGATGGGCCTGACCGGCGGCATGGAGCTTGGTATGCGCCTCGACGGTACGGGTGCACTTGGCGAGGCCTGGCGCTACTTCGAGCACTACATGGCGGAGACCGACCTGGACCTTGCCGTGAACCCGCTGGCCGGCGTCACCGCCGACCGGCTACTGGCCGACTCGCTGCGACCTTGGCCCCCTCCGGGCCACGGACATGTGACTTGCGACGGTCAGACCTGGACTCAGCTCGCCACCCACACCGGCCCTGCCTTGTGGGAGCAGGACGGCGACCATCAACTGGTATACAGCGGGACGCGCTGCTACCGGATCAGCGGAGAGGGAGCCCGGTGGCGCATCGAGCCGGCCAACAGCCCGGCAGGATATCGGAACAGTCGTCAACTGCTCGAAGGTTGGATCTCGCCCCGACGCGGCAACAGATCCGGCAACCCCATCAGTCGCGGCATCTTCGCGCCCGTGCTCAGCCGAGACGGCTGA